AATCCCCGTTCCAGGCGGCCACGCTCCCGACGTAGGGCAGGCCAAGCGCTGACTCGTCGGCCAGATTATTCATCCCCTGTTGGCCTGCCAGTACTTCCAGTCCGTCGCTCAGCAAAGTGGCGGCGGCGTAGCCGTCTGTCATCTTTCGGTAGCGTTCGGCAACGCTGCCGGAGCTGACCACCGTATAGTCGGCGTCGCGGCGCAGCCCGGCTTTTTCGAGGATGGAGTAGAGAACGTACGCGTAGCCGCTGTTCGGTGCGTCCACCGCCACCTCGCCTCCCCGCACCGCCTCCAGGGACGTGATTTCCGGTGGACTGATGACGCTGAGGCCCATCCCCAGATCCAGGGCGAAATCAGCCAGGACGTTCAGTGTGCGTCCCAGGTCATTGGAAGCGTTGCACCGGTAGTTGACCACGTTGTCCCAGGAGGTTTGCAGGACGTCGTAATTTCCGGCGTCG
This genomic interval from Arthrobacter sunyaminii contains the following:
- a CDS encoding ABC transporter substrate-binding protein codes for the protein MGVFSISAALAAGEKKGYFADNDVHVTLEQVESAEQQFRDFDAGNYDVLQTSWDNVVNYRCNASNDLGRTLNVLADFALDLGMGLSVISPPEITSLEAVRGGEVAVDAPNSGYAYVLYSILEKAGLRRDADYTVVSSGSVAERYRKMTDGYAAATLLSDGLEVLAGQQGMNNLADESALGLPYVGSVAAWNGDWYDENRDTALRFREAYEAALAWALEPNNRDEAADLIANARDLHAPDARRVLDAELGPWGLARDTDITDETARAVIGLRKQYNGFDADPAVNPYGDLSAFFVNSGA